A single region of the Gracilibacillus caseinilyticus genome encodes:
- the speE gene encoding spermidine synthase, protein MGLWFTEKQTENFGITAKIKQTYHSEQTDFQKLDMVETAEWGNMLLLDDMVMTTEKDEFVYHEMVAHVPLFTHPNPKDVLVVGGGDGGVIREILKHPSVQKAVLVDIDGKVIEYSKQYLPSIAGKLEDPRVEVRVADGFMHIAESEKAYDVIMVDSTEPVGPAVNLFSKGFYAGISNALKDDGIFVAQTDNPWFKADLIKQVFHDVQEIFQVTRLYTANIPTYPSGLWTFTLGSKMHDPLKVKEERFFDLDTKYYTKNIHHAAFVLPKFVEDLTE, encoded by the coding sequence ATGGGATTATGGTTCACAGAGAAACAAACCGAAAACTTCGGTATTACAGCAAAAATTAAACAAACCTATCATTCAGAACAAACTGATTTTCAGAAATTAGATATGGTAGAGACAGCAGAATGGGGCAACATGCTATTGTTAGATGACATGGTGATGACCACTGAGAAAGATGAATTCGTTTATCATGAAATGGTGGCACATGTACCGTTATTTACCCACCCTAATCCTAAAGATGTATTAGTAGTAGGTGGCGGAGACGGTGGTGTAATCCGTGAAATATTGAAGCATCCATCCGTTCAGAAAGCAGTATTGGTCGATATTGATGGAAAAGTCATCGAATATTCGAAGCAATACTTGCCTTCTATCGCTGGAAAATTAGAGGATCCTCGCGTAGAAGTAAGGGTAGCAGACGGATTTATGCATATTGCTGAAAGTGAAAAAGCGTATGATGTGATCATGGTTGATTCTACCGAACCGGTGGGACCAGCCGTTAATCTTTTTTCAAAAGGATTCTATGCAGGGATTTCCAACGCATTAAAAGATGACGGTATTTTTGTCGCGCAAACAGATAATCCGTGGTTTAAAGCAGATTTAATTAAGCAAGTATTCCACGATGTACAAGAGATCTTCCAGGTAACACGTTTATATACAGCGAATATTCCAACGTATCCAAGTGGTTTATGGACCTTTACATTAGGCAGTAAAATGCATGACCCGCTGAAGGTAAAAGAGGAGCGTTTTTTTGACTTGGATACAAAATATTACACAAAAAATATTCACCATGCAGCCTTTGTATTACCTAAATTTGTTGAGGATTTAACGGAATAG
- the speB gene encoding agmatinase translates to MRFDEAYSGKVFIMSRPTYEDADAILYGMPMDWTVSFRPGSRFGPNRIREASLGLEEYSPYLDRHLEEAAYFDAGDIPLPFGNAQRSLDMIQDYIEQILAKGKFPLGLGGEHLVSWPIIQAIYHQYPDLAVIHIDAHADLREEYEGEALSHSTPIRKVCEKIGPKNVYSFGIRSGDRDEFRYAKESGMHMSTFEVAAPLKEILPSLAGRPVYVTIDIDVLDPAFAPGTGTAEAGGISSKELLEAIHLIARSDLQVVGADLVEVAPNYDPAEQTAIAASKFVREMLLGWVKPSK, encoded by the coding sequence ATGCGTTTTGATGAAGCTTATTCTGGGAAAGTATTTATCATGTCACGTCCGACCTATGAAGATGCCGATGCGATTCTGTACGGAATGCCGATGGATTGGACGGTCAGCTTTCGCCCGGGCTCCCGCTTTGGTCCGAACCGTATTCGTGAAGCCTCATTAGGATTAGAAGAATACAGTCCTTATTTAGATCGTCACCTGGAAGAAGCAGCTTACTTTGATGCAGGGGACATTCCGTTACCATTCGGAAATGCGCAGCGAAGTTTAGATATGATCCAGGATTACATCGAGCAGATTCTAGCAAAAGGAAAGTTCCCGCTTGGACTAGGTGGCGAACATTTAGTCAGCTGGCCGATCATTCAGGCGATTTATCATCAGTATCCCGATCTTGCGGTCATACATATTGACGCGCATGCCGATTTGCGTGAAGAATACGAAGGTGAAGCCTTATCCCATTCGACACCAATTCGAAAAGTATGTGAAAAAATCGGACCGAAAAACGTTTATTCTTTTGGAATCCGTTCAGGTGACCGCGACGAATTCCGTTATGCGAAAGAAAGCGGCATGCATATGTCCACATTTGAAGTGGCGGCTCCGTTAAAAGAGATCTTGCCAAGCTTAGCTGGAAGACCGGTTTATGTCACAATTGATATTGACGTGTTAGATCCTGCATTTGCTCCTGGAACAGGAACCGCAGAAGCTGGCGGTATTTCATCGAAAGAGCTGCTTGAAGCAATTCACCTGATTGCACGTTCGGATCTTCAGGTCGTTGGTGCAGATCTTGTCGAAGTAGCGCCGAACTATGATCCGGCTGAACAAACAGCCATTGCGGCGAGTAAGTTCGTACGTGAAATGCTGCTTGGCTGGGTGAAACCGTCCAAATAG
- the argS gene encoding arginine--tRNA ligase, translating into MNVMQEMQENLKAEIKRAVLAAELASEAEIPDVILEQPKDKSHGDYATNIAMQLAKVAKKAPRQIADDIVGQLDHSKAAIKSVDIAGPGFINFFIDNSYLTKLIPAILDQQETYGASNTGKGERIQVEFVSANPTGDLHLGHARGASVGDALCNVLNKAGYEVQREYYINDAGNQINNLALSVQARYMQALGKDFPMPEDGYHGADIIGIGETLAKEYGESILDKSEQDQFAFYRSYGLKFELDKLAKDLGQFRVNFDNWFSETSLYEEEKIVPAIELLKEKGFIYEQDGATWFRTTDFEDDKDRVLVKQDGSYTYLSPDIAYHKNKLDRGFDKLINIWGADHHGYIPRMRAAIQALGYDADTLEVEIIQMVNLFENGEKVKMSKRTGKAVTLRELMEEVGIDAMRYFFVMRSADSHLDFDMDLAKSQSNDNPVYYVQYAHARICTMLKQAQDKGIDFAGYDSSLLQSEKAEDLMKKLGEFTQVVADAAENRTPHRITQYIFDLAANLHSFYNAEKVINEDDVEATKSKLALMEAVRITLSNGMNLIGVHAPESM; encoded by the coding sequence ATGAACGTGATGCAGGAAATGCAGGAAAATTTAAAAGCAGAAATAAAACGTGCAGTCTTAGCCGCGGAATTAGCATCAGAAGCAGAAATTCCGGATGTCATATTAGAGCAGCCAAAAGACAAATCGCACGGAGATTACGCAACCAATATTGCGATGCAATTAGCGAAAGTGGCGAAGAAAGCACCACGCCAGATTGCGGATGATATTGTCGGACAATTAGATCATTCCAAAGCAGCAATTAAAAGTGTGGACATCGCCGGACCGGGATTCATTAACTTTTTTATCGACAACAGCTATTTGACAAAACTGATTCCTGCGATTTTGGATCAGCAGGAAACGTACGGTGCTTCAAATACAGGGAAGGGCGAACGCATTCAGGTAGAGTTTGTATCGGCGAATCCTACTGGTGACCTTCACTTAGGGCATGCTCGTGGTGCCTCTGTTGGTGATGCATTGTGTAATGTACTAAATAAAGCTGGTTATGAAGTACAGCGTGAATATTATATTAATGATGCTGGAAATCAGATCAACAATCTTGCTTTATCGGTTCAGGCACGTTACATGCAAGCGCTAGGTAAGGACTTTCCAATGCCGGAGGATGGCTATCATGGTGCAGACATTATTGGTATTGGTGAGACCCTTGCAAAAGAATACGGTGAATCGATTTTAGATAAATCTGAGCAAGACCAATTTGCTTTTTACCGTTCTTACGGTCTGAAGTTCGAACTAGATAAATTGGCAAAAGATTTAGGACAGTTCCGTGTGAATTTTGACAATTGGTTCTCGGAGACTTCGTTATATGAAGAAGAAAAAATTGTGCCTGCCATTGAACTTTTAAAAGAAAAAGGCTTTATTTACGAACAAGACGGTGCAACATGGTTCCGCACGACGGATTTTGAGGATGATAAAGATCGTGTATTAGTAAAACAGGACGGTTCCTACACCTATTTATCACCTGATATTGCTTATCATAAAAACAAACTGGATCGCGGCTTTGACAAATTAATTAATATTTGGGGAGCGGACCACCACGGCTATATTCCGCGTATGCGTGCTGCAATTCAGGCATTGGGCTATGATGCAGATACATTAGAAGTGGAAATCATCCAGATGGTGAACCTGTTTGAGAATGGGGAAAAGGTAAAAATGAGTAAGCGTACAGGGAAGGCTGTCACGCTGCGTGAATTGATGGAGGAAGTAGGCATTGATGCGATGCGTTATTTCTTCGTTATGCGTTCTGCTGATTCTCATCTTGATTTCGATATGGATCTGGCGAAATCACAATCGAATGACAACCCGGTTTACTATGTTCAATACGCCCATGCGCGTATTTGTACGATGCTGAAACAGGCGCAGGATAAAGGGATTGACTTTGCTGGCTATGACAGCAGTCTGCTTCAATCGGAAAAAGCGGAAGACTTAATGAAGAAATTGGGCGAATTCACCCAAGTCGTTGCGGATGCGGCTGAAAACCGCACGCCACACCGCATTACCCAATATATCTTCGACTTAGCCGCTAACCTGCACAGCTTCTACAATGCAGAAAAAGTTATCAACGAAGACGACGTAGAAGCAACCAAATCAAAGCTGGCATTAATGGAAGCAGTCCGTATCACGCTATCAAACGGAATGAACTTAATCGGTGTACATGCACCAGAAAGCATGTAA
- a CDS encoding AAA family ATPase, whose protein sequence is MQKLVFFVGVAGTGKTTVAEKATEQIPCAFLDRDTVGGRFVERFLEMNDLDPNDRDSSFYKENLRDLEYDTTKDICIENLRVGQNVFMISPFTAELKNKKWLEDVIAASGKSKEDIDVKVVVVTLADIEQQRKRIEERGTVRDSWKLDNWGDYETRVDFVPTINWDIPEDHIEIFDNSGDLTEDKVTKLVGFINK, encoded by the coding sequence GTGCAGAAATTAGTATTTTTCGTTGGTGTAGCAGGAACAGGAAAAACAACTGTAGCAGAGAAAGCCACAGAGCAGATCCCGTGTGCTTTTCTTGATCGTGATACAGTAGGCGGACGCTTTGTGGAACGATTTTTGGAAATGAATGATTTAGACCCGAATGATCGTGATTCCTCTTTTTATAAAGAAAATCTTCGTGATTTAGAATACGATACAACAAAAGATATATGTATTGAAAATTTACGTGTTGGACAAAATGTTTTTATGATTTCTCCATTTACAGCAGAACTTAAGAATAAGAAATGGTTGGAAGATGTCATTGCAGCAAGTGGTAAATCGAAGGAAGATATCGATGTGAAAGTTGTTGTCGTAACCTTGGCAGACATTGAACAGCAACGCAAGCGAATTGAAGAACGTGGTACGGTTCGTGATTCCTGGAAGCTGGACAATTGGGGTGATTACGAAACAAGAGTGGACTTTGTGCCAACGATTAATTGGGACATTCCAGAGGATCACATCGAGATTTTTGATAATTCTGGAGACTTAACAGAAGATAAAGTGACAAAATTAGTCGGATTTATTAACAAATAG
- a CDS encoding AimR family lysis-lysogeny pheromone receptor — protein sequence MRKNQFMNEFLTRETEMPLHVVHQQLKGHPHELQDMKEICLITKNEANLCTAMEYLYDNGLIAELKELIDKTKHAESEQLRKTSRIYQIMYNRKKLKAKQLKPDDPVYCIKYVNRIRLKDTDYRLLILRDLVQIYCYFDIHQYGKIGTFNEKIKQNLAHIKDPLQYQLFKSRLDETLFVFHWKRNEMILSRKYGYRLLTETNNIRKKIDIHNILAQGYLFESYEQAMNHICVAIEIAEQLGVERAIYGLKNYTLAFIAAYYKQTEGISSQDMAERAHIALAENDIDTCVRILEDFETLSPFQQYYLGLAKQDKHLLRTSYQRFIEERDDYFYAKLPLEALNTLDE from the coding sequence ATGAGAAAAAATCAATTTATGAATGAGTTTTTGACTAGAGAGACAGAGATGCCACTGCATGTCGTTCATCAACAGTTAAAAGGTCATCCACATGAATTGCAGGATATGAAGGAGATTTGTTTAATAACAAAGAATGAAGCCAATCTTTGCACAGCTATGGAATATTTATACGATAACGGATTAATAGCAGAATTAAAAGAGCTTATCGATAAAACAAAACATGCGGAAAGTGAACAGCTTCGAAAAACATCACGAATCTATCAGATCATGTACAACCGCAAAAAGTTAAAAGCAAAACAATTAAAGCCAGACGATCCGGTGTATTGCATTAAATATGTCAATCGGATCAGACTAAAAGACACTGACTATCGGTTACTTATTTTACGCGATCTTGTCCAGATCTATTGCTATTTCGATATTCATCAGTATGGCAAGATCGGCACGTTTAATGAAAAGATAAAACAGAACTTAGCACATATAAAAGACCCATTGCAATATCAATTATTTAAATCAAGACTGGATGAAACGTTGTTTGTTTTTCATTGGAAGCGAAATGAGATGATCCTATCTCGCAAGTACGGTTATCGTTTATTAACTGAAACGAACAACATACGTAAAAAAATCGATATTCATAATATATTGGCACAAGGTTATTTATTTGAAAGCTATGAACAGGCGATGAACCATATTTGCGTTGCAATTGAAATTGCGGAACAATTAGGTGTCGAACGAGCTATCTATGGTTTGAAGAACTACACACTGGCATTTATTGCTGCTTATTACAAACAAACAGAAGGCATTTCCAGTCAGGATATGGCAGAACGGGCCCATATCGCGCTAGCGGAGAATGACATAGATACCTGTGTCCGTATTTTAGAAGACTTTGAAACGTTATCGCCATTTCAGCAATATTATTTAGGACTGGCTAAACAGGATAAACATTTATTGCGTACTTCCTACCAACGATTTATTGAAGAACGCGATGATTATTTTTACGCAAAATTACCACTAGAAGCGTTAAACACGCTTGATGAATAA
- a CDS encoding phospholipase D-like domain-containing protein has protein sequence MKWGITMFWIILIAIMLLLMWVDFLVGNYLVSIHNKSQHIRSRADKVDVYTTGDTLFEAMLVDIENARHSIDIQFFIIRNDRISNQLYSLLAGKQAEGIRVRFMADWAGSIAFRSKWLANKFPFLKTNKPRIPFFYHIQQRNHRKLMIIDEQVSYIGGFNLGDDYLGKNIELGNWRDYHLRLEGDISKIFQQCFAIDWGEKIDQKIAHDGDLQILSTEGNVLEKEIVRFIKESSESIEIGSPYFIPTKRMAQALHHALKRGVKITILFPDKADHILTKAAALPYLDKMQRAGASIYLYTNGFFHGKVLFFDEKMCDFGTANFDRRSVQVNQEINIIASNKHPIYDKMRTAFDVDVGSSKKMSEHWIKHQPMYLKLLALVVVPIRKLL, from the coding sequence ATGAAATGGGGAATAACAATGTTCTGGATTATTCTGATTGCAATTATGCTCTTATTGATGTGGGTTGATTTTCTTGTAGGAAATTATCTCGTTTCTATTCATAACAAAAGCCAGCATATCCGCTCTCGAGCAGATAAGGTAGATGTATACACGACAGGTGATACATTATTCGAGGCGATGCTTGTGGATATCGAAAATGCCCGCCATTCGATCGATATTCAATTTTTTATTATCCGTAATGACCGGATCAGTAATCAATTGTATTCGCTGCTTGCAGGTAAGCAAGCAGAAGGGATACGAGTACGCTTTATGGCGGATTGGGCAGGAAGTATTGCTTTTCGTTCGAAATGGCTCGCAAACAAATTCCCATTTCTTAAAACGAATAAGCCACGTATTCCTTTTTTCTATCATATCCAGCAGCGGAATCATCGGAAGCTGATGATTATCGATGAACAGGTTAGTTACATCGGGGGGTTTAACCTTGGCGATGATTACCTTGGAAAGAATATCGAATTAGGCAATTGGCGGGATTATCATTTACGGTTGGAGGGCGATATTTCAAAGATTTTCCAACAATGTTTTGCCATCGATTGGGGAGAGAAAATCGATCAGAAAATAGCGCATGATGGTGATCTGCAAATTCTGTCAACAGAAGGAAATGTCCTGGAAAAAGAAATTGTTCGTTTTATTAAAGAAAGCAGCGAATCGATTGAAATTGGCTCGCCTTATTTTATTCCGACGAAAAGGATGGCACAGGCCCTCCATCATGCGCTGAAGCGTGGCGTGAAGATAACGATTCTTTTTCCTGATAAGGCAGATCATATATTGACAAAGGCGGCTGCACTTCCCTATCTGGATAAAATGCAGCGCGCTGGCGCATCCATCTATCTGTATACGAATGGATTCTTTCACGGAAAAGTGTTATTTTTTGATGAAAAGATGTGTGATTTCGGCACAGCTAATTTTGATCGCAGAAGTGTACAGGTGAACCAGGAGATCAACATTATCGCATCAAACAAACACCCGATCTACGATAAAATGCGGACAGCCTTTGACGTCGACGTCGGATCCAGCAAGAAAATGAGCGAGCACTGGATCAAACACCAGCCGATGTATTTAAAGCTGCTGGCCTTGGTGGTTGTACCAATACGGAAGTTGCTGTAG
- the rpoE gene encoding DNA-directed RNA polymerase subunit delta, with product MSLKDLTKERAEELAMIDIATLILEEENKALNFREVFDRVAKIKGLTEAQMDMSISQFYTDLNIDGRFMTKGSNLWGLKRWYPVEEIDEDITPVPKKKKKKKAAKKKKKKAPVEELDETEDLDESIDQTKDNDIVGFDDEDLDAVEDLSADDDDFDFDDDEDLDDDIDEDFDDDEEDDEEESSK from the coding sequence GTGAGTTTAAAGGACTTAACAAAAGAACGTGCAGAAGAATTGGCAATGATTGATATTGCAACATTGATATTAGAAGAAGAAAATAAAGCATTGAATTTCCGTGAGGTTTTTGACCGTGTGGCGAAGATCAAAGGATTAACAGAAGCACAGATGGATATGTCAATCTCACAATTTTATACGGATTTAAATATAGATGGACGTTTTATGACTAAGGGCTCGAACCTTTGGGGCTTAAAGAGATGGTATCCAGTCGAAGAAATTGACGAAGATATTACACCAGTTCCGAAGAAGAAGAAAAAGAAAAAGGCAGCCAAGAAGAAGAAGAAGAAAGCACCAGTGGAAGAATTGGATGAAACAGAGGATTTGGATGAATCCATTGACCAAACAAAGGATAATGATATCGTAGGCTTCGATGATGAAGACCTGGATGCCGTGGAAGATCTTTCAGCTGATGACGATGACTTCGATTTTGATGATGATGAAGATCTGGACGATGATATCGATGAAGATTTTGATGATGATGAGGAAGACGACGAAGAAGAGAGCAGTAAATAA
- a CDS encoding DUF1934 domain-containing protein, translating to MNKSQVAIKMTMEIFDTGQKDVTVVEETGLFFENEGKTVLKFSELNENKEQTNSLITIHPDKVSVKRSGAVTMLQQFQRKQKTENVYRHQFGTIHMETETDQILYHPPEAQKSGKLFISYQTSLNGEPPRRHRLTITMKKEN from the coding sequence GTGAATAAATCACAAGTTGCCATCAAAATGACGATGGAAATATTCGATACTGGTCAGAAGGATGTCACGGTAGTAGAGGAAACCGGTCTATTTTTTGAAAATGAGGGAAAGACGGTTTTGAAATTCAGTGAATTAAATGAGAACAAGGAGCAAACCAACTCATTGATCACGATTCATCCGGATAAAGTCAGCGTCAAACGATCTGGCGCTGTAACCATGCTGCAGCAGTTCCAACGAAAGCAAAAGACGGAAAATGTCTACCGTCATCAATTCGGCACGATTCATATGGAAACTGAAACAGATCAGATTCTCTATCACCCCCCTGAAGCACAAAAATCAGGGAAGCTATTTATCAGCTATCAAACAAGTTTGAATGGTGAGCCGCCAAGACGGCATCGTTTGACCATTACCATGAAAAAAGAAAACTAA
- a CDS encoding transglycosylase domain-containing protein has protein sequence MSRRRRRKKIRVMKLLFFLVMMAGSCLAVLLLASFLLGPPSLERPQNTIYYGNTEEVIGEEYGSEKRYWVSLADIDDDLEKATIWTEDQHFYDHIGFDFKRLMSAVVKNITSFSLKEGASTITQQYARNLFLSHEKTWKRKLYEAFYTIRLEMYYDKEELLEGYLNTIYYGHGAYGIEAASKYYFNKSADELRLAEAAMLAGIPKGPSTYSPFHDEEKAKNRQRFILDNLYAHEVIDEATYQSALAEELAYSEDHVITTQSAAPYFQDVVVEELKQLLDVDIEKIRSGGYKVYTTLDMKQQQALEEATTRNVSNKEIQIGAMAMNPNSGAVTALIGGQDYEASSFNRVTQAKRMPGSSFKPFLYYAALENGMTAATTLMSKPTSFELADGKMYQPSNYNDYYANEPITMAQALALSDNIFAVKTNLYLTPERFVRVVKDKFGFKSELDAVPALALGTEVVTMQEMVHGYSMIANGGAEVNSHTITKVTDAYGKVLYDREEVKKEEEAWSLFPKEDDKQVLKEAYAFILQDLMKGMFNHELDGYMQVTGSSIANQLTHEYAGKSGTTNSDNWMIGFSPSLVAGVWTGYDDNREITQTNDKHFAKQVWADFMEASHQDLPEEHVVKPDNVVEVNIDLNTGLLATEDCGQTHKMYFVKGTEPTKQCTLHLDDEFTPEHPDDLNEGIPDDALLENWWKWLWTGEDEQ, from the coding sequence GTGAGTCGCAGGCGTAGAAGAAAAAAAATCCGGGTAATGAAATTATTATTTTTTTTAGTGATGATGGCTGGTTCGTGTCTTGCGGTGTTATTGCTTGCCAGTTTTCTGCTTGGTCCTCCGTCCTTAGAGCGTCCGCAGAATACGATTTACTATGGCAATACAGAAGAAGTAATTGGAGAGGAATACGGATCCGAAAAAAGATACTGGGTATCCCTTGCGGACATTGACGACGACTTGGAAAAGGCAACGATCTGGACGGAAGATCAGCATTTCTATGATCATATTGGTTTTGACTTCAAACGATTAATGTCTGCTGTGGTCAAAAACATTACCTCCTTCTCTCTGAAGGAAGGGGCAAGCACGATTACCCAGCAATATGCTCGTAATCTGTTTCTTTCTCATGAAAAGACGTGGAAACGTAAATTATATGAAGCATTTTATACGATCCGACTGGAAATGTACTATGATAAAGAAGAGCTGCTGGAAGGCTATTTGAACACGATTTACTATGGCCATGGTGCCTACGGGATTGAAGCCGCCAGTAAGTATTATTTCAATAAATCGGCAGACGAATTGAGATTGGCAGAAGCTGCGATGCTTGCCGGCATTCCGAAAGGGCCGTCAACCTACTCACCTTTTCATGATGAGGAGAAAGCGAAAAATCGGCAAAGGTTCATTTTAGATAATCTGTATGCGCACGAAGTAATCGATGAAGCAACGTATCAATCTGCCTTAGCAGAAGAACTCGCCTACTCAGAGGATCATGTCATTACAACGCAGAGCGCTGCCCCTTACTTTCAAGACGTAGTCGTCGAAGAATTGAAGCAATTATTGGATGTCGATATTGAGAAGATTCGCTCCGGTGGGTACAAGGTGTACACGACACTGGATATGAAGCAGCAGCAAGCACTGGAAGAGGCCACTACGCGGAACGTATCCAATAAAGAAATTCAAATCGGCGCAATGGCAATGAATCCTAATTCAGGTGCTGTCACGGCATTAATCGGCGGACAAGATTACGAAGCGTCGTCCTTTAATCGCGTGACTCAGGCTAAACGGATGCCAGGCTCGTCCTTTAAACCATTTCTTTACTATGCCGCTCTGGAAAATGGTATGACGGCAGCGACCACGCTTATGAGCAAGCCGACATCCTTTGAGCTTGCGGATGGGAAAATGTATCAGCCTAGTAATTACAACGATTACTATGCCAACGAGCCGATCACGATGGCACAGGCTCTGGCATTATCGGATAATATTTTTGCAGTGAAAACGAACCTTTACCTGACACCGGAACGCTTCGTACGTGTCGTCAAAGATAAATTCGGCTTCAAAAGTGAGTTGGATGCAGTTCCAGCATTGGCATTAGGTACCGAAGTCGTAACGATGCAGGAAATGGTGCACGGATACAGTATGATTGCAAATGGCGGTGCTGAGGTAAACTCCCACACGATAACGAAAGTGACAGATGCATATGGTAAAGTGCTGTATGACCGTGAAGAAGTGAAAAAGGAAGAAGAAGCGTGGAGTCTTTTTCCAAAAGAAGACGACAAGCAAGTTTTAAAAGAAGCGTATGCGTTTATCTTGCAGGATCTGATGAAGGGCATGTTTAACCATGAGCTTGATGGCTACATGCAGGTAACGGGCTCATCGATCGCCAATCAGCTGACACATGAATACGCTGGTAAATCGGGAACAACCAATTCGGATAACTGGATGATCGGCTTCAGCCCGTCACTTGTAGCCGGTGTCTGGACGGGCTATGATGATAACCGCGAGATCACCCAGACAAATGATAAGCATTTTGCTAAACAGGTTTGGGCCGATTTCATGGAAGCCTCCCATCAGGATTTACCGGAAGAACATGTTGTCAAACCGGATAATGTGGTGGAAGTCAATATTGACCTGAATACGGGACTCTTGGCAACAGAAGATTGCGGCCAGACACATAAGATGTATTTTGTAAAAGGAACAGAACCGACGAAACAATGTACGTTGCATTTAGATGATGAGTTCACACCGGAACACCCTGACGATCTCAATGAAGGCATACCAGACGACGCCCTGCTGGAGAACTGGTGGAAATGGTTATGGACAGGAGAAGACGAGCAGTAA